A stretch of Gemmatimonadaceae bacterium DNA encodes these proteins:
- a CDS encoding carboxypeptidase-like regulatory domain-containing protein: protein MRLLAYTVGATALLGLASSANGQSVDGRVRDAASSAPIPGAVISLIASDGRTLARTITNAQGQYRLSGSGAARLHAIRIGFRPIDSTLTATVANAHVTIDLTMTTVPAVLEAVQVHDQSMCPSRDDRPEAFALWEQARAALLASVVAREANPPSVRVLLYDRTLDRTGARVQQQLVVDSVFTASTPLASGRTAAEYESKGYANSDTTGEHRTYFAPDADVLLDSSFVRTHCLSRRADAADHPGQVGLAFTPAPSRKSLVDIDGVMWLDRSHWQLRSLEFKFTGNLERAALDAAAGGSLSFADMPGGVALTQRWNLRLPVLARTDIRFRGGRATATAGIAALRDVGGEVAEASWPEGDVWRDTLPTLTGRVMGDDGHPIAGVYVHLRGTSFDTQSDSTGAFRIVSILPGPYVAEAIDTTFGEFATASTTTVDLRRDAPTAAAITMPSRVKHIQSLCEDAHASDAGATGRALVLGRVLVGATAATDATVNVRWPSPSASGGVLRFVGRTDSTGTFAICGAPQNIPITVSAARDSLVSAYATITLDSTALIARPTLTLARADVVGLPAFRRRRATVLASSGAPLSDAELLDVNTGRTIGRSTADGTLSLATLPEGPNMLRVRKPGFEQRPLVVDIKPTDTLPVTVTLRTVTELAAVKVTARSTNSTVESLGAVNNGILDRAKLGIGHFMLTDEFDKANGRPLNSLLTKLGMHMFRTRRGTAYLSGGHLTGTCPVSLYMNGMLMWANTRSFAGVEPPDLEIMMTADFAAAEYYASPAEVPSEYNATGSTSGCGVLLLWTRG, encoded by the coding sequence GTGAGACTACTTGCATACACAGTAGGCGCGACGGCGCTCCTCGGACTCGCGAGCTCGGCGAACGGGCAAAGCGTCGACGGCCGCGTACGGGACGCGGCGTCCAGTGCGCCCATTCCGGGCGCGGTGATTTCGCTGATCGCGTCCGATGGTCGGACGCTCGCGCGAACGATCACGAACGCGCAGGGGCAGTATCGCCTGTCGGGAAGCGGCGCCGCGCGGCTGCACGCCATTCGCATCGGCTTCAGACCGATCGATTCGACGCTTACCGCGACCGTGGCGAACGCACACGTCACCATCGACCTCACCATGACCACGGTGCCCGCCGTGCTCGAGGCGGTGCAGGTGCATGACCAATCAATGTGTCCGTCGCGCGACGACAGACCCGAGGCGTTTGCGCTCTGGGAGCAGGCGCGCGCCGCGCTTCTCGCGAGCGTCGTCGCCCGCGAAGCCAATCCGCCGAGCGTGCGTGTCCTGTTGTACGATCGCACGCTGGATCGCACCGGCGCGCGGGTGCAGCAGCAGCTCGTCGTGGACAGCGTGTTCACGGCTTCGACGCCGCTCGCCTCCGGACGCACGGCGGCTGAGTACGAATCGAAAGGGTATGCGAATAGCGACACGACCGGCGAGCATCGCACCTACTTCGCGCCCGACGCCGACGTGCTGCTCGACTCCTCGTTCGTCAGGACGCATTGTTTATCGCGGCGCGCCGATGCGGCTGATCATCCGGGGCAGGTCGGTCTTGCGTTCACGCCGGCGCCGTCAAGGAAATCGCTCGTCGATATCGACGGCGTGATGTGGCTCGATCGTTCGCATTGGCAGCTTCGTTCGCTCGAGTTCAAGTTCACTGGAAATCTCGAACGTGCGGCGCTCGATGCCGCGGCTGGTGGATCGCTGAGCTTCGCCGACATGCCCGGCGGCGTCGCCTTGACGCAGCGATGGAACCTCCGCTTGCCCGTCCTCGCCCGAACCGACATTCGTTTCCGCGGCGGCCGTGCAACGGCAACGGCCGGCATTGCCGCATTGCGCGATGTTGGCGGTGAAGTGGCCGAAGCCAGTTGGCCCGAAGGCGACGTGTGGCGCGACACGCTGCCGACGTTGACCGGGCGTGTGATGGGCGATGATGGCCATCCCATTGCGGGCGTCTACGTGCATCTGCGCGGCACGTCATTCGATACGCAGAGCGATTCGACCGGTGCGTTTCGCATCGTGTCGATCCTTCCAGGGCCGTACGTCGCCGAGGCGATCGACACCACGTTCGGTGAATTCGCGACGGCGTCGACGACGACGGTCGACTTGCGCCGCGACGCGCCAACCGCCGCGGCCATCACGATGCCGTCGCGCGTGAAACACATTCAATCGTTGTGTGAAGACGCGCACGCGAGCGACGCCGGCGCGACGGGCCGTGCGCTGGTGCTCGGCCGCGTGCTGGTCGGCGCAACGGCCGCCACTGACGCAACCGTCAACGTGCGGTGGCCCAGTCCATCGGCGAGTGGGGGTGTGCTGCGTTTCGTCGGACGCACCGATTCGACCGGGACGTTCGCCATCTGTGGTGCGCCGCAGAACATTCCGATTACAGTGAGCGCCGCGCGCGATTCGTTGGTGAGTGCGTACGCGACGATCACGCTCGATTCGACAGCGCTCATCGCGCGGCCGACGCTGACGCTCGCGCGCGCCGATGTGGTGGGGTTGCCCGCATTTCGACGGCGTCGCGCGACGGTCCTGGCGTCGAGTGGCGCGCCGCTGTCCGATGCCGAGCTTCTCGACGTGAACACGGGCCGAACTATCGGCCGCTCGACCGCCGACGGCACGCTCAGCCTCGCGACGCTCCCCGAAGGTCCGAACATGCTGCGCGTGCGAAAGCCGGGATTCGAGCAGCGCCCACTCGTCGTCGACATCAAGCCGACGGATACGCTGCCGGTGACGGTCACGCTGCGAACGGTAACGGAGCTTGCGGCGGTGAAAGTGACGGCGCGATCGACGAACAGCACGGTCGAGAGTCTCGGCGCGGTGAACAACGGAATTCTCGATCGCGCAAAGCTGGGCATCGGCCACTTCATGCTGACGGATGAATTCGACAAGGCGAATGGCCGGCCGCTCAATTCGCTGCTGACGAAACTCGGCATGCACATGTTCCGAACGCGACGCGGCACGGCGTACTTGAGCGGCGGACATCTCACGGGTACGTGTCCGGTGTCGCTGTACATGAACGGCATGCTCATGTGGGCGAACACGCGGAGTTTCGCGGGCGTCGAGCCGCCCGACCTGGAGATCATGATGACGGCCGACTTCGCAGCCGCCGAGTACTACGCCTCGCCGGCGGAGGTGCCGTCGGAGTACAACGCGACGGGGTCGACGAGCGGGTGCGGAGTGTTGTTGTTGTGGACGAGGGGGTAA
- a CDS encoding aldo/keto reductase — protein MSHNPVSRRDAIKFGLGAGALLSLGKLPRFGSIAAPGALIERAIPSSGEKLPVVGMGTAVKYENPTPEQLVELTNVLRRFPELGGKVLDTAPSYGRAESVVGEALAELKNRDKYFLATKVGRPARDLAAARTMIDDSFAHLRSDRIDLLQIWNVAMPDTLAPLLHELKDAKRIRYTGITTSMKPSYGALEDAMKKHKLDFVQIDYAVDNRSAGERILPLAAELGMGVLINLPFGRTRVLPKVLGKPVPDWAAEFDAATWPQILLKYIVSNPAVTCVIPGTDMVQFAEDNNAAARGRLPSPEMRKRIEKYFDEMA, from the coding sequence ATGTCGCACAACCCCGTCTCACGCCGCGACGCCATCAAGTTCGGACTCGGTGCCGGTGCGCTGCTCTCACTCGGCAAACTGCCGAGGTTCGGCTCCATCGCCGCCCCGGGTGCGTTGATCGAACGCGCGATTCCGTCGAGCGGCGAGAAGTTGCCAGTCGTTGGTATGGGCACCGCGGTGAAGTATGAGAACCCGACGCCCGAGCAACTCGTCGAGCTCACCAACGTACTGCGGCGGTTTCCCGAGCTCGGCGGCAAGGTGCTCGATACGGCGCCGTCCTACGGACGCGCCGAAAGTGTCGTCGGCGAGGCGCTCGCCGAATTGAAGAATCGCGACAAATACTTTCTCGCCACGAAGGTCGGGCGGCCCGCGAGAGATCTCGCGGCGGCGCGGACGATGATCGACGATTCGTTCGCCCACCTGCGGAGCGACCGCATCGATCTATTACAGATCTGGAATGTCGCCATGCCCGACACGCTCGCGCCGCTTCTGCACGAGCTCAAGGACGCGAAGCGTATTCGTTACACGGGCATCACGACGAGCATGAAGCCGTCGTACGGCGCGCTCGAAGACGCCATGAAAAAACACAAGCTCGACTTCGTGCAGATCGACTATGCGGTCGACAACCGCAGCGCCGGCGAACGCATTCTGCCGCTCGCCGCGGAGCTGGGGATGGGCGTCCTCATCAACCTGCCGTTCGGCCGCACGCGTGTGCTGCCGAAAGTTCTTGGCAAACCGGTGCCGGACTGGGCCGCCGAGTTCGACGCCGCGACGTGGCCGCAGATCCTGCTCAAGTACATCGTGTCGAATCCGGCCGTGACGTGCGTCATTCCCGGCACCGACATGGTGCAGTTCGCGGAAGACAACAATGCCGCGGCGCGCGGACGGTTGCCGAGTCCGGAAATGCGAAAGCGGATTGAGAAGTATTTCGACGAGATGGCGTAG
- a CDS encoding methyltransferase domain-containing protein — MANPNWWADYFDAQYLLEYEPLFSLERDRHEVARLMDVLGLPSGARILDVPCGQGRHAHLFAEAGFDVDGLDYSRELLAKARARGTARTLRYTRGDMRALPAQWTGRFDAVLNLFTSFGFFADPADDRRVISEFARVLAPGGVVVWYGGSRDGVMARFLERDWWQTQDGTLIAQERSFDALSGQLHVHTVWSGPRSHGSRDHAIRLYTPTRLAELFAEAGLIVEATYDGLRDRPLRRDSSEMLVVARKEPPLRPLSPLRPLPRRKRPR, encoded by the coding sequence ATGGCGAATCCGAACTGGTGGGCCGACTACTTCGACGCGCAATACCTGCTCGAGTACGAACCGCTGTTTTCGCTCGAGCGCGACCGACACGAGGTCGCTCGGCTCATGGACGTGCTTGGCCTGCCGTCGGGCGCGCGCATTCTCGACGTCCCGTGCGGCCAGGGGCGTCACGCGCATTTGTTCGCCGAAGCGGGCTTCGACGTCGACGGATTGGATTACTCACGCGAGCTGCTCGCCAAAGCACGCGCGCGCGGAACAGCGCGCACCCTTCGCTACACGCGCGGCGACATGCGGGCGCTGCCGGCGCAATGGACCGGACGCTTCGATGCGGTGCTCAATCTCTTTACATCGTTCGGCTTTTTCGCCGATCCCGCCGACGATCGTCGCGTGATCAGCGAGTTTGCACGCGTGCTTGCACCAGGCGGCGTGGTCGTGTGGTACGGCGGAAGCCGAGACGGCGTGATGGCGCGGTTCCTCGAGCGCGACTGGTGGCAGACGCAGGACGGAACGCTGATCGCGCAGGAGCGCTCGTTCGATGCATTGTCGGGTCAGTTGCACGTGCACACGGTGTGGTCGGGCCCTCGGAGTCACGGATCGCGCGACCACGCGATCCGCCTGTATACGCCGACGCGACTTGCCGAGCTGTTCGCGGAGGCGGGCTTGATCGTCGAGGCGACGTATGACGGCCTGCGCGATCGGCCGTTGCGTCGCGACTCGAGCGAGATGCTCGTCGTCGCGCGGAAGGAACCACCATTACGACCCTTGAGCCCTCTGCGTCCGTTGCCCCGGCGCAAGCGGCCCCGCTAG
- a CDS encoding cobalamin B12-binding domain-containing protein, translating to MPDMRPIRVLVAKPGLDGHDRGAKVVAAALRDAGMEVIYTGLHQTPEMIATAAVQEDVDVVGLSILSGAHMTLFPRVRELLHEQGRDDILITGGGIIPREDMESLQGLGIGKLFGPGTPTTDLIEYIREWFSEREETLGQEA from the coding sequence ATGCCAGACATGCGTCCAATTCGAGTACTCGTTGCGAAGCCGGGCCTCGACGGCCACGATCGCGGCGCGAAAGTGGTTGCCGCCGCGCTCCGCGATGCCGGCATGGAAGTGATTTATACCGGGCTGCATCAGACGCCCGAGATGATCGCCACCGCCGCGGTCCAGGAAGACGTCGACGTGGTCGGCTTGTCGATTCTGAGCGGCGCCCACATGACGCTCTTTCCTCGCGTGCGCGAGCTGCTGCACGAGCAAGGGCGCGACGACATTCTGATCACCGGGGGCGGCATCATCCCGCGCGAAGACATGGAGTCGTTGCAAGGGCTCGGCATTGGCAAGTTGTTCGGTCCCGGAACCCCGACGACTGACCTGATCGAGTACATCCGCGAGTGGTTCTCCGAGCGAGAGGAAACGCTCGGGCAGGAAGCGTGA